The DNA segment GACTTTAATATCGCAGACTCTTGCTGCTTCAAAAATActcagaaaaatatattattctatACAAAGTTGATTAGGGAAAATGGTTGTATTTCTTCCTTTCAAATAGCTTTTTATAATGGTAGTAGcatgtttaaataattaaactggATTCCTCATATCAATTTAGATATTGGTGCATAATTTAAATTAGTAATTCGCCAGTTATTTTGGATGTACCTGTTCTGTTTCTTTTGATATCTGAACCTGGTGCTAATTTAAGAAATGAAATTATAATCCACACTTCCTTCACCAAATATATATCGTGTACTAGCAACCAAGTATAACGTAAATATTATTTGCTATACGCTAATTTAAGAAATGAAATTATAATCCACACTTCATTCACCAAATATATATCGTGTACCAGCAACCAAGTATAACGTAAACATTATTTGCTATACGctaatttaacaaataataataaacaccaGCAACCAAGTATAACGTCGTCTTTCACTAAAAAATGGATTACATAACAGCATCCTGCGGTATCAACATTTAATGGTTGCAGATGTTACAATCTTTGTCAATAATCTTGCAAAACAAAATCCACAAACATGTATGACAACAACAATGTTAGGCCAATTTTTTCACAAATTGACAATACTACATACAATATACAATTATGAAGTAATGCAAACATGAACTCATTACCGATCAAATTCTGcaacataacaaaaatatatttacggACCAACACGGCTACTACCAGCAACAAATGACTATGTCTACGGCTCCTGCATTTTGTCCAAcattaacaaaatacaaattgTAATCATTACCTGCATaacataaaaattcaaaagcaaATTGTGGCAAACAACAGGTTCATTACCACTTCAGAGTAATTCTCATGTGTAGCTTGCAACATACTGCTAGTTTGTTCGGTGGATGACATACAACCATTTACATTTCGAGGATGGTTGGTGCAAGAACGCTTGTTGTGGCCAATTCCACCACATTGCCGACACTTTTGGATTCTCCTTTGTCTGCCACTTTCATCCATTCCGACCTGTCCGCATCCTTTACTTCGAACCACAACAGGGTCTAAAATACCTACAAAATCATCATCTTGTTGGTGCGTCTGATTATCATCAACACAATGTTCGCTGTTTTGCTTCGACTTCATCCTTGTAGCCTCATTGGATAGGAAATGCAACATTTTGTCATACTCCTCTTCATCACAGTATGCGACTGCACAAACTTCTCTAGAAACTTCAACCAAAGTGGCATACCTGCCCATCAATTGTGAATCCCAATACATTGCGAAATACGGATATTTGTCTTTAATCTGTTCGGTGGCAAGTTTGGACCACCTATTCAAAACCAAACTACTTGGCAACtccataaaatttaaagaaaccaACACGACCAATATGTGATCACATGGAAGACCAATGGATTGCATTCTCATACAAGTACATGTAAACTCAATCGTTGATGGGCAATACGACACACGCCAAACACTTCCACTACAATACTTGACAACTGTGAAAACTGAAAACGTGGCCATGTCTTTGCAATCAACGACTCTTAGCTAAATAGTCCTACATAGATAAGACTGAAAAAGTTGAAACATCTCCTTTGTAAACAATTCATCACCAGACCGCTCAAGAGATCGGAGATTTGTTTGCAAAACTTCTTTCCCGTTTGTTGACGAATAATCTGCCACAACCGCTCTATATCGAAAATATGTCAGGAACCTTTGAAATTATTCTACAAAATCGGTTAAATTAGTGCGTGAATGAACATATTTTGCAACATGTGCATGGAAAGCTTCACAACGAGATGTTGTTCGTATGCCCGCAAAAAAATGACCCCTCAAATGGGCAGTAGACCATTTCATCCGTTTTTCATAAAGTTCAGCAATCCAACTATTGTCTTCCAATTCAAACGTAGCAACCATCTCTTTCCATTTTTCTTCGAATTCAACCACTTCAAAATCACCAAGCATTAGTTTCTTCAACCATTTCAAAACATGTTTGTCTCGGACATGGCTCAATGCATTACGCAATAAGTGCCACGCACACAATCTGTGAGAAACACCTAGCATGAATCTTGTTATAACATTCCTCATAGCCAGATCTCCATCAGTTATTATTGAACAGGGAGCTTTTCCTTTCATTGCTACCAACAACTGTTCTAACAACCAAACATATGTTTCTTCCGTCTCATCAGTCACAATAGCAGCAACAAAAACTATTGTCTGATTATGGTGGTTCACACCAGAGAAAACAACAAAAGGGCacaaatacttatttttcttgtaaGTGGCATCAAATGCCAGAACGTCACCAAATACCTGATAAAGCAATTGGCTCTCAGTATCAGACCAAAACAACCGTTGTAGTCTTGACTCTTCATCCGCAGTGCATGAAACATACATCATTGGCTCTTTCTTGCGTAAATCATATAAATACTTCAATGCACCCCTTGCATCTGAACTATGTTGCCTCCTCATGCGCCCTTCTTCATTGTAAATATCTTTCCTGATAAACCCGACCTTCTCATATCCACCACATTGATTGGCAAATGCTGCGTACATGTGCGGAGGTCTAATGCCAACTTTCCTATAATTTTCAACTTGCATAATATCAGATGCCAACATCTTCCTATGTCCTGCCAACAAGCACGACAATTTTAGGTCCAATAATACATGGTTGTGCCCAAAATTCCAACATGTCACATACCATCGATCCGTCGAAAAATGCACATGAACACGAAACATTGCTTCACAACCACAcctgctttcttttttttcttttcgtatCCTTGTATCGGAGGTTGTAACTTTCCTATAACCAGCACATGAATAAACAAATGTTTGTTGCAGTGTTTCCATAAATGAGTTTctaacaatgtgactcttcctTACGGAAAAACCACTCATTTTAGCATACCAACAATAAAATTGATACGCTAACTCCAAATCACCAAAATCCAACCTGCGGACAACTTCATCGCTAATTTCTTTCATGTCAAATTGTCTAATATCTACCATGCTATCAATACTTATACATTCCTCTTTCGACAAACCTGGAATCCAAAATTCATCATAATCTCCATCATCCTCATTCTGTAACTCTGAATCCACCTCCTCCTCATCTTGTACTCCGACATCATCTTGGTAGTCGTCATCATTTTCATAATCTCCATCATCATTGGCACCATCACCATTAACAAAGCTACGAAAATTATCAGTAGTTTCCAACTCTGACATTATAGCGTCCAAATCCTACACCCCaacacattttaaaatatatcaaatacatACAACACCTACTGCAAACTACCACATCTACTGCAATGCTACTGGTCATACAAAAAAACAATGCATGTTCAAAACTGCAACACTTAACAACAACACACAACACATCACAACATTCAGGCAACACAATTTGCAAAACAAACATGAATGAAAATACCATAATAACAACCACTTCAATATAAGGGACAACTGAACAGAACAAATACCGTAATAACAAAAACCGGCCCGGAAGGTACAACGTTATTCACCTACGACGATAGCTACAACGTTAACTGCAGATCTGCCCCGGAAGCTTGACGGACCTCGCCCTTCTTTAGTCCTCTGTTCCAATAGTGCTGAACGCTCGGCTTCGATGGTTTTACCACCACAAAGACAATGCTCTACTGCTCTACTCAATACTACTCACTAAAAACAACATCTGCTTCAATCCCAACCCTAGAACTGAGCTCTAATACCAAATGATGAGCACCCAACTGCTTTGCTTCAAAAATCGGATCTTCGACGATGGAATTAGCGCACGAAGAAGACAAACCCACCCGTTGTTCTCCAAAAGGGGGCTGATTGTTTCCTTtgcttttgaaaaaaccttttgagGAAAGCAGAAAAGTAGTCGAGGGACGCTTTGGCTCTTCAATCGCGCGTGGGGGGGAACCGGACGGAGAAAACGAGGCATCCATTTACTACCGgtagcaaggaaaaaataaggACCGTTAGATTTGCTTTTCGCTAATCGAACGGTTCACGTTGATTACTTTGCATTTAACATTCAAAATGCAAAACTTTCGCACGGTGCGAAAGTTGTTTAACTTCCGCACCCTAGACATCATCTAAAATCATATATGCATTCAAGGTGTAATTTTGATTTGGATACTAAAATTATGTAACATGTAATGTGCTCCTCTTGAAGTAAAGTGCTCCTCATGAATTTCACTTTCTTTCAACATTACCCCACCATCTCCTTTTATATGCCAAAAATGTCCCATCCTTTTTCCTTTATATACAAAGATTTCCTTGACGTCTGATGCTAAGTTCCTAATTAGtacttgtcatttttttaatgctaATTCTCAACTTGGTCTTTTAaatattgtcatcatcatctTAGTCTTCTATGATTTTTTTGTCATCAAACTAGTTGGTAAAGTTAGTATATTTCTACATTATTAGTCTTTAAAGATTTTGGTTAACAAATAAGCCTACCAGATATCTAAAACATAACTATACTTATTTTTATAGAGTTAAAATGAagacacaataaaaaaataattagtaatcGTGTTGTattaaattagtaaaaaaaattaaattatgaaaaaaaacttatttttattatttttagtgaaaaatgaatcttttaaaagtataaaacatATCGtagaaaatttcattttaataatttttttttatcaaacacatagtccaaaataaaatcagaataaaaatccaaaatcaaattataaaattcaacgTATTTAATAGATCTAG comes from the Glycine soja cultivar W05 chromosome 6, ASM419377v2, whole genome shotgun sequence genome and includes:
- the LOC114416096 gene encoding uncharacterized protein LOC114416096 codes for the protein MATFSVFTVVKYCSGSVWRVSYCPSTIEFTCTCMRMQSIGLPCDHILVVLVSLNFMELPSSLVLNRWSKLATEQIKDKYPYFAMYWDSQLMGRYATLVEVSREVCAVAYCDEEEYDKMLHFLSNEATRMKSKQNSEHCVDDNQTHQQDDDFVGILDPVVVRSKGCGQVGMDESGRQRRIQKCRQCGGIGHNKRSCTNHPRNVNGCMSSTEQTSSNDYNLYFVNVGQNAGAVDIVICCW
- the LOC114416097 gene encoding protein FAR1-RELATED SEQUENCE 5-like codes for the protein MDASFSPSGSPPRAIEEPKRPSTTFLLSSKGFFKSKGNNQPPFGEQRVGLSSSCANSIVEDPIFEAKQLGAHHLDLDAIMSELETTDNFRSFVNGDGANDDGDYENDDDYQDDVGVQDEEEVDSELQNEDDGDYDEFWIPGKLQPPIQGYEKKKKKAGVVVKQCFVFMCIFRRIDGHRKMLASDIMQVENYRKVGIRPPHMYAAFANQCGGYEKVGFIRKDIYNEEGRMRRQHSSDARGALKYLYDLRKKEPMMYVSCTADEESRLQRLFWSDTESQLLYQVFGDVLAFDATYKKNKYLCPFVVFSGVNHHNQTIVFVAAIVTDETEETYVWLLEQLLVAMKGKAPCSIITDGDLAMRNVITRFMLGVSHRLCAWHLLRNALSHVRDKHVLKWLKKLMLGDFEVVEFEEKWKEMVATFELEDNSWIAELYEKRMKWSTAHLRGHFFAGIRTTSRCEAFHAHVAKYVHSRTNLTDFVE